A region from the Nocardioides exalbidus genome encodes:
- a CDS encoding GNAT family N-acetyltransferase has protein sequence MSDGYEIRTDLAEMDLDRVHGWLSTDAYWALGRTRDNVGTAAAHSLNYGVFHGRGQVAYARVVTDRANFAWLCDVYVDRDHCGRGLGRMVVKAVNRDLDAFGVRRTLLATGTAHGVYEPLGFGPLPDPTMWMIRQEG, from the coding sequence ATGAGTGACGGCTACGAGATCCGGACCGACCTCGCCGAGATGGACCTCGACCGGGTGCACGGGTGGCTCAGCACCGACGCCTACTGGGCGCTGGGCCGCACGCGCGACAACGTCGGGACGGCCGCGGCCCACTCGCTCAACTACGGCGTCTTCCACGGCCGCGGGCAGGTCGCCTACGCCCGCGTCGTCACCGACCGCGCCAACTTCGCCTGGCTCTGCGACGTGTACGTCGACCGCGACCACTGCGGTCGAGGCCTGGGCCGGATGGTGGTCAAGGCTGTCAACCGCGACCTCGACGCGTTCGGCGTACGACGCACCCTGCTCGCCACCGGCACCGCCCACGGTGTCTACGAGCCGCTGGGCTTCGGGCCGCTGCCCGACCCGACGATGTGGATGATCAGGCAGGAAGGCTGA
- a CDS encoding solute symporter family protein, which yields MDTQVLTTSLFLLVVAFTIGITFWASRQTKSAADFYSGGRSFSGFQNGLAIGGDYMSAASFLGISGAIAVYGYDGFLYSIGFLVAWLVALLLVAEMLRNAGRYTMADQLAFRMSQRPVRTAASISTVVVSIFYLLAQMVGAGSLVALLLGVDSQTIKNLTIVGVGVLMIFYVVVGGMKGTTYVQIVKAVLLMIGSALIVVLVLAKFNFNLSDLLGTAADNSGKGEAFLQPGLQYGATLTSQIDFLSLGLALVLGTAGLPHILIRFYTVPTAQDARKSVLWAIGLIGVFYLMTLVLGFGAAALLDRSAVDPLEGGNQNLASPLLAEAVGGGEGSTGGAILLALIAAVAFATILAVVAGLTLASSSSVAHDLYKGVIKKDQPVSEHDEVRVARIAAFVIGAVAIALSIPAQRLNIAFLVALAFAVAASANLPSIIFNMFWKRFNTRGATWSIYGGLIAAVGLVFFSPVMSGLPTSLFPDSDWAIFPLNNPGIISIPIGFLLGYIGAVTSKEPAAEDRFTELEVRALTGAGAEEASQH from the coding sequence ATGGACACCCAGGTGCTCACCACGAGCCTGTTCCTGCTCGTCGTCGCGTTCACGATCGGCATCACCTTCTGGGCGAGCCGGCAGACCAAGAGCGCCGCCGACTTCTACTCCGGCGGCCGCTCCTTCTCGGGCTTCCAGAACGGCCTCGCGATCGGCGGCGACTACATGTCGGCGGCGTCGTTCCTCGGCATCTCCGGCGCCATCGCGGTCTACGGCTACGACGGCTTCCTCTACTCGATCGGCTTCCTGGTGGCGTGGCTCGTCGCGCTCCTGCTGGTCGCGGAGATGCTGCGCAACGCCGGCCGCTACACGATGGCCGACCAGCTCGCGTTCCGGATGAGCCAGCGCCCGGTGCGCACGGCCGCGTCGATCTCGACGGTCGTCGTCTCGATCTTCTACCTGCTGGCGCAGATGGTCGGCGCCGGCTCGCTCGTCGCGCTGCTCCTCGGCGTGGACAGCCAGACGATCAAGAACCTCACCATCGTGGGTGTGGGCGTCCTGATGATCTTCTACGTCGTCGTCGGCGGCATGAAGGGCACGACCTACGTCCAGATCGTCAAGGCCGTGCTGCTGATGATCGGCTCCGCGCTGATCGTCGTGCTGGTGCTGGCCAAGTTCAACTTCAACCTCTCCGACCTGCTCGGCACCGCAGCCGACAACAGCGGCAAGGGCGAGGCGTTCCTCCAGCCCGGACTGCAGTACGGCGCCACGCTGACGTCGCAGATCGACTTCCTGTCGCTCGGCCTGGCCCTCGTGCTCGGCACCGCCGGGCTGCCGCACATCCTGATCCGCTTCTACACCGTGCCGACCGCGCAGGACGCACGGAAGTCGGTGCTGTGGGCGATCGGCCTGATCGGCGTGTTCTACCTGATGACGCTGGTGCTCGGCTTCGGTGCCGCGGCCCTGCTCGACCGCTCGGCCGTCGACCCGCTGGAGGGCGGCAACCAGAACCTCGCCTCGCCGCTCCTCGCCGAGGCCGTCGGTGGCGGCGAGGGCTCCACGGGCGGCGCGATCCTGCTCGCCCTGATCGCGGCGGTCGCCTTCGCGACGATCCTCGCGGTGGTCGCCGGGCTCACCCTGGCCAGCTCCTCGTCGGTGGCGCACGACCTCTACAAGGGCGTCATCAAGAAGGACCAGCCGGTCAGCGAGCACGACGAGGTCCGGGTCGCCCGGATCGCCGCCTTCGTCATCGGCGCGGTCGCGATCGCGCTGTCGATCCCGGCGCAGCGGCTCAACATCGCCTTCCTCGTGGCGCTCGCCTTCGCGGTCGCGGCGTCGGCGAACCTGCCGTCGATCATCTTCAACATGTTCTGGAAGCGCTTCAACACCCGCGGCGCGACGTGGAGCATCTACGGCGGTCTCATCGCGGCCGTCGGCCTGGTGTTCTTCTCGCCGGTGATGTCGGGCCTGCCGACCTCGCTCTTCCCGGACTCCGACTGGGCGATCTTCCCGCTCAACAACCCGGGCATCATCTCGATCCCGATCGGCTTCCTGCTCGGCTACATCGGCGCCGTCACCTCCAAGGAGCCGGCTGCCGAGGACCGCTTCACCGAGCTCGAGGTGCGCGCCCTCACCGGCGCCGGCGCGGAGGAGGCGTCCCAGCACTGA
- a CDS encoding SDR family NAD(P)-dependent oxidoreductase: MNTTKKTRVALVTGGSAGLGLALCRALAARGWDVVTDGRSEEKFKEADLPPEVTVVIGDLTDTDHRAELVAQVERRGRLDLLVHNASTLGPLPMRPLADVDFPDLMHVWRTNIGGPLVLTSALLPWLREADGVLLSISSDAAVEHYGTWGLYGASKAALDHVTLTWAAETGLRAYAVDPGDMRTAMQQDAFPGEDISDRPLPATVVPRLLALLDARPESGRYRAADLAEADG; the protein is encoded by the coding sequence ATGAACACCACGAAGAAGACACGGGTGGCCCTGGTCACCGGAGGATCGGCCGGCCTCGGGCTGGCCCTGTGCAGGGCCCTCGCGGCCCGGGGCTGGGACGTCGTCACGGACGGCCGCAGCGAGGAGAAGTTCAAGGAGGCGGACCTGCCTCCCGAGGTCACGGTCGTCATCGGCGACCTGACCGACACCGACCACAGGGCCGAGCTCGTGGCCCAGGTGGAGCGGCGAGGCCGCCTGGACCTGCTGGTCCACAACGCCAGCACGCTCGGTCCGCTGCCGATGCGCCCGCTGGCCGACGTCGACTTCCCCGACCTGATGCACGTCTGGCGCACCAACATCGGCGGGCCGCTCGTCCTCACGTCGGCGCTGCTGCCGTGGCTGCGCGAGGCGGACGGCGTCCTGCTCTCGATCAGCTCGGACGCCGCCGTCGAGCACTACGGGACGTGGGGGCTCTACGGCGCGAGCAAGGCCGCGCTCGACCACGTGACGCTGACCTGGGCCGCCGAGACCGGCCTGAGGGCGTACGCCGTCGACCCCGGCGACATGCGCACGGCGATGCAGCAGGACGCCTTCCCGGGGGAGGACATCTCCGACCGGCCGCTCCCGGCGACGGTCGTACCCCGGCTGCTGGCGCTGCTCGACGCGCGTCCGGAGTCGGGCCGCTACCGGGCTGCCGACCTCGCGGAGGCCGACGGATGA
- a CDS encoding VOC family protein: MAARLHALTILAADPVRSAQFWGDLLGWEVDGVTLVPRDGTPFEVHLEPWLEPLVLPTQVHLHLSSNSASQQETVSRALALGASHVDVGQQPDEDHVVLADPDGVPFCVIEEGNSWMAGTPFLGELACDGTRAVGLFWSAAIGWPLVHDEDGETGIQPAGGGPKIAWGGEPLDARVGRNRMHFVLVADDLDADVAHLVELGAREVARSDDGDVEMADPDGSEFHVRG, translated from the coding sequence ATGGCTGCCCGACTGCACGCGCTCACGATCCTGGCCGCCGATCCCGTCCGGTCGGCGCAGTTCTGGGGCGACCTGCTCGGCTGGGAGGTCGACGGCGTCACGCTCGTCCCGCGTGACGGGACCCCGTTCGAGGTGCACCTCGAGCCCTGGCTCGAGCCCCTCGTGCTGCCGACCCAGGTCCACCTCCACCTGAGCAGCAACTCCGCCTCCCAGCAGGAGACCGTCTCCCGCGCGCTGGCGCTGGGGGCCAGCCACGTCGACGTCGGGCAGCAGCCCGACGAGGACCACGTGGTGCTGGCCGACCCCGACGGCGTCCCGTTCTGCGTGATCGAGGAGGGCAACAGCTGGATGGCCGGCACGCCGTTCCTCGGCGAGCTCGCCTGCGACGGCACCCGCGCGGTCGGCCTGTTCTGGAGCGCGGCGATCGGCTGGCCGCTGGTGCACGACGAGGACGGGGAGACCGGGATCCAGCCCGCCGGCGGCGGTCCGAAGATCGCCTGGGGCGGCGAACCGCTCGACGCCCGGGTCGGGCGCAACCGGATGCACTTCGTCCTGGTCGCCGACGACCTCGACGCCGACGTCGCGCACCTCGTGGAGCTCGGGGCGAGGGAGGTCGCCCGCTCGGACGACGGAGACGTCGAGATGGCCGATCCCGACGGCAGCGAGTTCCACGTGCGCGGCTGA
- a CDS encoding DUF485 domain-containing protein, translating into MTEQDQAATEQAPRHDPIYDRLAATPEFAELRRRYRSFVFPATAAFLAWYLLYVILSNWAGGFMDTRVVGHINVALIFGLLQFVTTFGLAWMYARYSQQKLDPLARQLDADYRKGEEA; encoded by the coding sequence GTGACAGAGCAGGACCAGGCCGCCACTGAGCAGGCCCCACGACACGATCCGATCTACGACCGGTTGGCCGCCACCCCCGAGTTCGCCGAGCTGCGCCGTCGCTACCGCAGCTTCGTGTTCCCGGCGACGGCCGCCTTCCTGGCCTGGTACCTGCTCTACGTCATCCTCTCCAACTGGGCCGGCGGCTTCATGGACACCCGCGTGGTCGGCCACATCAACGTGGCGCTGATCTTCGGGCTGCTGCAGTTCGTCACGACCTTCGGGCTGGCGTGGATGTACGCCCGCTACTCCCAGCAGAAGCTCGACCCGCTGGCCCGCCAGCTCGACGCCGACTACCGCAAGGGAGAGGAGGCCTGA
- a CDS encoding S-adenosylmethionine:tRNA ribosyltransferase-isomerase, whose protein sequence is MSTLTETPHTRFAASDFAPQPAEARGLERDEVRLLVGTPDGLSHVRFRDLPDHLRPGDVLVVNTSATVNAEVDATIDGQPVVLHVAHHLEDGDRVVEVRSAPDAGRAVLDRAAGDVVRVGDVRLVLRSPWPGEASSPTGAGNRLWRASVRGDLDRQLGWNGRPIAYGYLDWRYPLADYQTVFGTRPGSAEMASAGRPFTPSLVTRLVTAGVQLAPVTLHTGVSSQEAGEAPGPEWFEVPPTSARTINVARENGGRVIAVGTTATRAVESSVLGRHVVASRGWTSRVVTPAQPPRVVDGLVTGWHDPMASHLLLVEAVAGERLTQAAYDAAVAEGYLWHEFGDSALLLRR, encoded by the coding sequence ATGAGCACCCTGACCGAGACCCCGCACACCCGGTTCGCCGCGTCCGACTTCGCGCCGCAGCCGGCCGAGGCGCGCGGCCTCGAGCGCGACGAGGTGCGCCTGCTGGTCGGCACGCCCGACGGCCTCTCGCACGTGCGCTTCCGAGACCTGCCCGACCACCTGCGTCCGGGCGACGTCCTGGTCGTCAACACGTCCGCCACCGTCAACGCCGAGGTCGACGCCACGATCGACGGGCAGCCGGTCGTGCTCCACGTGGCCCACCACCTCGAGGACGGCGACCGCGTCGTCGAGGTGCGGTCGGCGCCCGACGCGGGCCGTGCCGTGCTGGACCGGGCGGCGGGTGACGTCGTGCGGGTCGGCGACGTACGCCTGGTGCTGCGGTCGCCCTGGCCGGGCGAGGCGTCCTCCCCGACGGGTGCGGGCAACCGCCTGTGGCGGGCGTCGGTGCGCGGCGACCTCGACCGGCAGCTGGGGTGGAACGGGCGCCCGATCGCCTACGGCTACCTCGACTGGCGCTACCCGCTCGCCGACTACCAGACCGTCTTCGGGACCCGTCCGGGCAGCGCCGAGATGGCGTCGGCCGGGCGCCCCTTCACGCCGTCTCTCGTGACCCGTCTCGTCACCGCGGGCGTCCAGCTCGCGCCGGTGACGCTGCACACCGGTGTCTCCTCGCAGGAGGCCGGCGAGGCGCCCGGGCCGGAGTGGTTCGAGGTCCCGCCGACGTCCGCTCGCACGATCAACGTGGCCCGCGAGAACGGTGGCCGCGTCATCGCCGTCGGCACCACCGCGACGCGCGCCGTCGAGTCGTCGGTGCTCGGACGGCACGTCGTCGCCTCGCGCGGCTGGACCTCGCGCGTCGTGACGCCCGCCCAGCCGCCACGCGTCGTCGACGGCCTCGTCACCGGCTGGCACGACCCGATGGCCTCGCACCTCCTCCTCGTCGAGGCGGTCGCGGGCGAGCGCCTCACGCAGGCGGCGTACGACGCAGCGGTGGCCGAGGGCTACCTCTGGCACGAGTTCGGGGACTCGGCGCTGCTGCTGCGGAGGTGA
- a CDS encoding LytR/AlgR family response regulator transcription factor — protein MTALKVLVIDDERPALDELTFLLGRDPRIGEVRGSDSATEALRVLQAEEVDAVFLDIQMPGLTGLDLAQVLSRFKNPPPIVFVTAHEEHAVAAFELRAVDYVLKPVREERLAEAVRRVVEAGGPAPSGDVQIPVERGGVTRFVNRSEITHVEAQGDYARLHTADGSHLVRTPLTSLAEQWASAGFVRIHRSVLVALPHVEEVRSEGGRVSVVVGGTELPVSRRHTRELRSVLTRREAPS, from the coding sequence ATGACTGCTCTGAAGGTCCTCGTCATCGACGACGAGCGCCCCGCCCTCGACGAGCTCACCTTCCTCCTCGGCCGCGATCCGCGCATCGGCGAGGTGAGGGGCAGCGACTCCGCGACCGAGGCCCTGCGGGTGCTGCAGGCCGAGGAGGTCGACGCGGTCTTCCTCGACATCCAGATGCCCGGCCTCACCGGGCTCGACCTCGCGCAGGTGCTCTCCCGCTTCAAGAACCCGCCACCGATCGTCTTCGTCACCGCGCACGAGGAGCACGCCGTCGCCGCCTTCGAGCTGCGCGCCGTCGACTACGTCCTCAAGCCGGTGCGCGAGGAGCGTCTCGCCGAGGCCGTACGACGGGTGGTGGAGGCCGGCGGCCCCGCTCCGTCCGGTGACGTGCAGATCCCCGTCGAGCGGGGCGGGGTGACCCGGTTCGTGAACCGGTCGGAGATCACCCACGTCGAGGCGCAGGGCGACTACGCGCGCCTCCACACCGCCGACGGCTCGCACCTCGTCCGCACGCCCCTCACCTCGCTGGCCGAGCAGTGGGCGTCGGCGGGCTTCGTCCGGATCCACCGCTCCGTGCTCGTCGCGCTCCCCCACGTCGAGGAGGTGCGCAGCGAAGGCGGCCGGGTCAGCGTCGTGGTCGGCGGCACCGAGCTGCCGGTCTCGCGGCGCCACACCCGGGAGCTCCGCTCGGTGCTGACCAGGCGCGAAGCGCCGTCGTGA
- a CDS encoding VOC family protein, translating into MTEVQELRITLTVDDFDAAVAFYRDALGLAQLEDWSSDDGRVLLLDAGRATLELFDERQAAMVDDLEVGQRVSGKVRFALRVPSAADASAALVGAGATSVAPARTTPWGDTNARVAAPDGMQLTLFSLPA; encoded by the coding sequence ATGACCGAGGTCCAGGAGCTCCGCATCACCCTCACCGTCGACGACTTCGACGCGGCGGTGGCGTTCTACCGAGACGCGCTCGGGCTGGCCCAGCTCGAGGACTGGAGCAGTGACGACGGCCGGGTGCTGCTGCTCGACGCCGGTCGCGCGACGCTCGAGCTCTTCGACGAGCGGCAGGCCGCGATGGTCGACGACCTCGAGGTGGGCCAGCGGGTGTCGGGGAAGGTGCGCTTCGCACTCCGGGTCCCGTCCGCTGCCGACGCCTCGGCTGCGCTGGTCGGGGCGGGCGCGACGTCCGTCGCCCCGGCCCGGACGACGCCGTGGGGCGACACGAACGCCCGGGTCGCCGCGCCCGACGGGATGCAGCTGACGCTCTTCAGCCTTCCTGCCTGA
- a CDS encoding phosphatase PAP2 family protein, with the protein MDISARTRHAARTLTIAWIVLLLAVLAVGWLLTHPLESSVDPWDDSVSRWIAERRTPDGELLAAWGSHVADTVVGVALAAVSALVLWRVQRTRLPLVYFTVLVAGTLALYLVVTTLITRDRPPVEILDPGLVPDHSFPSGHVATSIVVYCALAIYLFRTVPGSRRWAWILFLAPVVVAPSRLYEGAHHVTDVVTSLVFAPLWVAVVARALLPDKVDA; encoded by the coding sequence GTGGACATCTCCGCGCGCACGCGCCACGCCGCCCGCACGCTGACGATCGCCTGGATCGTCCTGCTCCTGGCCGTGCTGGCCGTCGGATGGCTGCTGACCCACCCGCTCGAGTCGAGCGTCGATCCGTGGGACGACAGCGTCTCGCGTTGGATCGCCGAGCGCAGGACCCCCGACGGGGAGCTCCTCGCGGCCTGGGGGAGCCACGTCGCCGACACGGTCGTCGGCGTCGCCCTCGCGGCCGTGTCGGCGTTGGTGCTGTGGCGGGTGCAGCGCACACGGCTGCCGCTCGTCTACTTCACGGTGCTGGTCGCCGGGACGCTCGCGCTCTACCTGGTCGTCACGACCCTCATCACCCGCGACCGACCGCCGGTGGAGATCCTCGACCCGGGTCTCGTGCCCGACCACAGCTTTCCCTCGGGCCACGTCGCGACCTCGATCGTCGTCTACTGCGCACTGGCCATCTACCTCTTCCGGACCGTGCCCGGCTCGAGGCGCTGGGCGTGGATCCTCTTCCTGGCGCCGGTGGTCGTCGCGCCGTCCCGGCTCTACGAGGGTGCCCACCACGTCACCGACGTCGTGACCAGCCTGGTCTTCGCTCCCCTGTGGGTGGCAGTGGTCGCCCGTGCCCTCCTGCCTGACAAGGTGGACGCATGA
- the soxR gene encoding redox-sensitive transcriptional activator SoxR has protein sequence MDPKDLLPMGEISSRSGFAASAIRYYEAEGLIEAHRSGGGQRRFERSVLRRLAFIRAASNVGLTIEEIRDELGRLPGNRTPTKADWHRISKHWGARLDEQIAALQRLKGGLDSCIGCGCLSLRSCAFSNAGDWAAERGSGAQLLPDTLRRPHPSRRSG, from the coding sequence GTGGATCCCAAGGACCTGCTGCCGATGGGTGAGATCTCCAGCAGGAGCGGCTTCGCCGCGTCGGCGATCCGCTACTACGAGGCGGAGGGGCTCATCGAGGCGCACCGCTCGGGCGGCGGCCAGCGGCGGTTCGAGCGCAGCGTGCTGCGACGGCTGGCCTTCATCCGCGCCGCGTCCAACGTCGGCCTCACCATCGAGGAGATCCGCGACGAGCTCGGCCGGCTGCCCGGCAACCGCACCCCGACCAAGGCGGACTGGCACCGGATCTCGAAGCACTGGGGCGCCCGGCTCGACGAGCAGATCGCCGCCCTCCAGCGGCTCAAGGGCGGCCTCGACTCCTGCATCGGCTGCGGCTGCCTCAGCCTCCGCTCGTGCGCGTTCTCCAACGCCGGCGACTGGGCAGCCGAGCGCGGTTCCGGCGCCCAGCTCCTCCCCGACACCCTCCGGCGCCCACACCCCTCCCGCCGATCGGGGTGA
- a CDS encoding cation acetate symporter, with amino-acid sequence MSADVVPGVVAVVLVSLATLAIGTWGLRISRTTSDFLVASRTVRPRLNASAIGGEYLSAASFLGAAGLLLTFGAEMLWYPVGWTAGYLVLLVLVAAPLRRSGAYTLPDFAEARLGSRGVRKLCSVLVVGIGWLYLLPQFQGAGVTLRSTIGAPTWAGSLVVALVVLASVSPGGMRSITFVQAFQYWLKLTALLIPICILLAVWMADGAADPSATAPASWSIPLATPGGGIGLYTTYSLIVATFLGTMGLPHVVVRFYTNPDGRAARRTTLAVLGLLGIFYVLPPVYGALGRLYAPGLVDAGSDTLVLELPNLMVGGVLGAVLTGLVTAGAFAAFLSTSSGLTIAVAGVLSQDVTGRRWGSYRLGGVAAFRVAAAIAVVVPLLMSLPAQDVPVARTVGLAFAVTASTFAPLLMLGIWWRGLTPTGAVSGLLVGGLGSGAAVAWTLASSASTGWSAALLGQPAAWSVPASLATMVVVSRLTRASVPAHANRFMVRLHTPEAVELQR; translated from the coding sequence GTGAGCGCCGACGTCGTGCCGGGTGTTGTGGCGGTCGTCCTCGTCTCGCTCGCGACGCTGGCGATCGGCACGTGGGGCCTGCGGATCTCGCGCACCACGAGCGACTTCCTCGTCGCCTCGCGCACCGTCCGCCCGCGCCTGAACGCGAGCGCCATCGGCGGCGAGTACCTCTCGGCCGCCTCCTTCCTCGGCGCCGCCGGGCTGCTGCTGACGTTCGGCGCGGAGATGCTGTGGTACCCCGTCGGCTGGACCGCGGGCTACCTCGTCCTGCTGGTGCTCGTGGCCGCGCCGCTGCGCCGGTCCGGGGCGTACACCCTGCCGGACTTCGCCGAGGCCAGGCTCGGCTCGCGCGGCGTGCGCAAGCTCTGCTCGGTGCTGGTCGTCGGCATCGGCTGGCTCTACCTGCTCCCGCAGTTCCAGGGCGCCGGGGTCACGCTCCGCTCGACCATCGGCGCGCCCACGTGGGCGGGCTCGCTGGTCGTCGCGCTGGTCGTGCTGGCGTCGGTGAGCCCGGGCGGGATGCGCTCGATCACCTTCGTGCAGGCCTTCCAGTACTGGCTCAAGCTCACCGCCCTGCTGATCCCGATCTGCATCCTGCTGGCCGTGTGGATGGCGGACGGCGCGGCCGATCCGTCGGCCACCGCACCGGCGTCGTGGTCGATCCCGCTCGCCACGCCGGGCGGGGGCATCGGGCTCTACACGACGTACTCCCTCATCGTGGCGACGTTCCTCGGCACGATGGGACTGCCGCACGTGGTGGTGCGCTTCTACACGAACCCGGACGGCCGCGCCGCACGCCGTACGACGCTCGCGGTGCTCGGCCTGCTGGGGATCTTCTACGTGCTGCCGCCGGTGTACGGCGCCCTCGGCCGGCTCTACGCACCCGGACTCGTCGACGCCGGGTCGGACACGCTGGTGCTCGAGCTGCCGAACCTGATGGTCGGCGGCGTGCTCGGGGCCGTGCTCACCGGGCTGGTCACCGCGGGCGCGTTTGCGGCCTTCCTGTCGACGAGCTCGGGGCTGACCATCGCCGTCGCCGGCGTGCTGTCGCAGGACGTGACCGGGCGGCGCTGGGGCTCCTACCGGCTCGGCGGGGTCGCCGCCTTCCGGGTCGCGGCGGCGATCGCGGTCGTCGTACCCCTCCTCATGTCGCTCCCGGCGCAGGACGTGCCGGTGGCGCGGACGGTCGGCCTGGCGTTCGCCGTCACCGCCTCCACCTTCGCGCCGCTGCTGATGCTCGGGATCTGGTGGCGCGGCCTGACGCCGACGGGTGCCGTGTCCGGCCTCCTGGTCGGTGGCCTCGGGTCCGGTGCGGCGGTCGCGTGGACCCTCGCCTCGTCGGCGTCGACCGGCTGGTCGGCCGCGCTCCTCGGGCAGCCGGCCGCCTGGTCGGTGCCGGCCTCGCTCGCGACGATGGTCGTGGTGTCCCGCCTGACGCGTGCGTCGGTGCCCGCCCACGCCAACCGCTTCATGGTCCGCCTCCACACCCCCGAGGCGGTCGAGCTCCAGCGCTGA
- a CDS encoding NAD-dependent epimerase/dehydratase family protein → MTSPVVVVTGANGLVGSHVVSALVDRGATVRAVVRRPGTAPGRPGVEEHVGDFADPGFAGSVVAGADALVTTVHPMGDDRDSQRRVGVDGTLTIADAAAGSGVARHVHVSTAAVYDRSPGTGDVAEDGDLVDDDAGDYAVVKRDVDAALARAAGTTRVLVRPPAILGPGDSSVWNALRPARIRDDEAQRHAAPDASFAWVHVDDLAALIADLASGAIAAGDDPEAGPVAGGCTPVNAAGEPATQRDYLGTVTTALGLEPVWEDEPVWTGQIVADRARGWGWTPRVSLEEALEELAAGLR, encoded by the coding sequence ATGACCTCTCCTGTCGTCGTCGTGACCGGTGCCAACGGACTGGTGGGCAGCCACGTGGTGTCCGCCCTGGTCGACCGCGGGGCGACGGTGCGCGCCGTCGTACGACGACCCGGGACCGCACCCGGGCGACCGGGCGTCGAGGAGCACGTCGGCGACTTCGCCGATCCGGGCTTCGCCGGCTCGGTGGTCGCGGGTGCGGACGCACTCGTCACGACCGTGCACCCGATGGGCGACGACCGCGACAGCCAGCGCCGGGTCGGGGTCGACGGCACGCTCACCATCGCCGACGCCGCTGCTGGCTCCGGGGTCGCCCGGCACGTCCACGTCTCGACGGCCGCGGTCTACGACCGCAGCCCCGGCACCGGTGACGTCGCCGAGGACGGCGACCTCGTCGACGACGACGCCGGCGACTACGCGGTCGTGAAGCGCGACGTCGACGCCGCGCTCGCCCGGGCTGCGGGAACGACCCGCGTCCTGGTGCGGCCGCCGGCGATCCTCGGGCCGGGCGACTCCTCGGTCTGGAACGCCCTGCGCCCCGCGCGGATCCGGGACGACGAGGCCCAGCGGCACGCCGCGCCCGACGCGAGCTTCGCCTGGGTGCACGTCGACGACCTCGCCGCCCTGATCGCCGACCTCGCCTCCGGAGCGATCGCCGCAGGCGACGACCCGGAGGCCGGTCCGGTCGCGGGAGGCTGCACCCCGGTCAACGCGGCCGGCGAGCCCGCGACCCAGCGCGACTACCTCGGCACGGTGACCACGGCCCTGGGCCTCGAGCCGGTCTGGGAGGACGAGCCGGTGTGGACCGGGCAGATCGTCGCCGACCGGGCGCGCGGCTGGGGCTGGACCCCGAGGGTCTCGCTCGAGGAGGCGCTCGAGGAGCTGGCGGCCGGGTTGCGCTGA